In Brassica rapa cultivar Chiifu-401-42 chromosome A06, CAAS_Brap_v3.01, whole genome shotgun sequence, a single window of DNA contains:
- the LOC103875395 gene encoding nuclear transport factor 2 isoform X2 has protein sequence MTPVSNAPSVDAQIVGNAFVQKYYTHLYEKPAEVYRFYLEESVLGRPGLDGEMVSVKSLKAINDQIMSVDYQNSKIQILTADSQASLKSAVVTLVAGLVIGKDGERKSFTQSFFLVPQNGSYFVLNDVFRYVSDVFVAPEATKEAEVEVEESPKEAVPEPAKEVVEPAARATNEEKVVNGNTNLPKAAEAKPQEDTGVKKSFAVIAAQNGAQTNAKASPAKPKPVEKPRVAPQAKAAPQPKAPSAKTSEQPPAQGGSIFVANLPMDASPEQLLETFKGFGAIRRGGIQVRSYTEQRNCFGFVAFENSESIKNVFKAHNESPIFIGNRRASIEEKRVNNNENGGRAYARNNGNNRNENGYRKDGYRPRGNGVNGGRGSGRNGPERQSGDAKASQNGHGNAQAKN, from the exons ATGACACCTGTATCAAACGCTCCATCAGTGGATGCACAAATCGTAGGCAACGCCTTCGTTCAGAAGTACTACACCCACCTTTATGAAAAGCCCGCTGAAGTTTACAGGTTCTATCTCGAGGAGAGTGTGCTCGGAAGGCCTGGTCTTGATGGTGAAATGGTTTCTGTCAAGTCATTGAAA GCTATTAATGATCAGATAATGTCTGTTGACTACCAAAACTCGAAGATCCAGATTCTGACTGCTGACTCCCAAGCGTCTTTGAAGAGCGCAGTTGTGACTTTGGTCGCCGGTTTAGTGATTGGCAAGGATGGAGAGAGGAAGAGTTTTACTCAGTCTTTCTTCCTTGTGCCGCAGAATGGAAGCTACTTTGTTCTCAACGATGTCTTTAGGTACGTTTCTGATGTGTTTGTTGCACCAGAAGCTACCAAGGAGGCCGAGGTTGAGGTCGAGGAGAGTCCAAAAGAAGCTGTTCCTG AGCCTGCGAAAGAAGTTGTGGAGCCGGCTGCTAGAGCTACAAATGAGGAGAAAGTTGTGAACGGTAACACCAACTTACCTAAAGCTGCTGAAGCAAAGCCTCAAGAGGACACTGGTGTCAAGAAGTCCTTTGCAGTAATT GCTGCTCAAAACGGTGCTCAGACCAATGCTAAAGCTTCACCTGCAAAGCCTAAACCTGTTGAGAAGCCGAGAGTTGCTCCTCAGGCCAAAGCTGCTCCTCAGCCCAAAGCTCCTTCTGCTAAAACCAGTGAACAACCACCAGCTCAAGGTGGTTCCATATTCGTTGCAAACTTGCCTATGGATGCGTCTCCCGAGCAACTGCTTGAAACATTTAAAGGTTTTGGAGCTATTAGAAGAGGCGGCATCCAAGTCAGAAGCTACACG GAACAAAGAAACTGTTTTGGGTTTGTGGCCTTTGAAAATAGTGAATCGATCAAAAATGTCTTCAAG GCTCACAACGAATCTCCAATTTTTATCGGGAACAGAAGAGCATCTATTGAAGAAAAACGAG TCAACAACAATGAGAATGGTGGAAGAGCCTATGCGCGGAACAATGGCAACAACAGGAATGAGAATGGTTACAGAAAGGATGGGTATAGACCTCGGGGCAATGGTGTGAATGGAGGAAGAGGCTCCGGGAGAAATGGGCCTGAGAGACAGAGCGGTGATGCTAAAGCTTCTCAGAACGGTCATGGCAATGCTCAGGCCAAAAACTAG
- the LOC103875395 gene encoding nuclear transport factor 2 isoform X1, protein MTPVSNAPSVDAQIVGNAFVQKYYTHLYEKPAEVYRFYLEESVLGRPGLDGEMVSVKSLKAINDQIMSVDYQNSKIQILTADSQASLKSAVVTLVAGLVIGKDGERKSFTQSFFLVPQNGSYFVLNDVFRYVSDVFVAPEATKEAEVEVEESPKEAVPAEPAKEVVEPAARATNEEKVVNGNTNLPKAAEAKPQEDTGVKKSFAVIAAQNGAQTNAKASPAKPKPVEKPRVAPQAKAAPQPKAPSAKTSEQPPAQGGSIFVANLPMDASPEQLLETFKGFGAIRRGGIQVRSYTEQRNCFGFVAFENSESIKNVFKAHNESPIFIGNRRASIEEKRVNNNENGGRAYARNNGNNRNENGYRKDGYRPRGNGVNGGRGSGRNGPERQSGDAKASQNGHGNAQAKN, encoded by the exons ATGACACCTGTATCAAACGCTCCATCAGTGGATGCACAAATCGTAGGCAACGCCTTCGTTCAGAAGTACTACACCCACCTTTATGAAAAGCCCGCTGAAGTTTACAGGTTCTATCTCGAGGAGAGTGTGCTCGGAAGGCCTGGTCTTGATGGTGAAATGGTTTCTGTCAAGTCATTGAAA GCTATTAATGATCAGATAATGTCTGTTGACTACCAAAACTCGAAGATCCAGATTCTGACTGCTGACTCCCAAGCGTCTTTGAAGAGCGCAGTTGTGACTTTGGTCGCCGGTTTAGTGATTGGCAAGGATGGAGAGAGGAAGAGTTTTACTCAGTCTTTCTTCCTTGTGCCGCAGAATGGAAGCTACTTTGTTCTCAACGATGTCTTTAGGTACGTTTCTGATGTGTTTGTTGCACCAGAAGCTACCAAGGAGGCCGAGGTTGAGGTCGAGGAGAGTCCAAAAGAAGCTGTTCCTG CAGAGCCTGCGAAAGAAGTTGTGGAGCCGGCTGCTAGAGCTACAAATGAGGAGAAAGTTGTGAACGGTAACACCAACTTACCTAAAGCTGCTGAAGCAAAGCCTCAAGAGGACACTGGTGTCAAGAAGTCCTTTGCAGTAATT GCTGCTCAAAACGGTGCTCAGACCAATGCTAAAGCTTCACCTGCAAAGCCTAAACCTGTTGAGAAGCCGAGAGTTGCTCCTCAGGCCAAAGCTGCTCCTCAGCCCAAAGCTCCTTCTGCTAAAACCAGTGAACAACCACCAGCTCAAGGTGGTTCCATATTCGTTGCAAACTTGCCTATGGATGCGTCTCCCGAGCAACTGCTTGAAACATTTAAAGGTTTTGGAGCTATTAGAAGAGGCGGCATCCAAGTCAGAAGCTACACG GAACAAAGAAACTGTTTTGGGTTTGTGGCCTTTGAAAATAGTGAATCGATCAAAAATGTCTTCAAG GCTCACAACGAATCTCCAATTTTTATCGGGAACAGAAGAGCATCTATTGAAGAAAAACGAG TCAACAACAATGAGAATGGTGGAAGAGCCTATGCGCGGAACAATGGCAACAACAGGAATGAGAATGGTTACAGAAAGGATGGGTATAGACCTCGGGGCAATGGTGTGAATGGAGGAAGAGGCTCCGGGAGAAATGGGCCTGAGAGACAGAGCGGTGATGCTAAAGCTTCTCAGAACGGTCATGGCAATGCTCAGGCCAAAAACTAG